A window from Triticum aestivum cultivar Chinese Spring chromosome 6D, IWGSC CS RefSeq v2.1, whole genome shotgun sequence encodes these proteins:
- the LOC123142089 gene encoding putative FBD-associated F-box protein At5g56820, whose translation MVSTRSMGLRNEGNMERALASGKDRISALPDELLQHVMSFLLSRNAVRTCVLARRWSTLWKSVPALRIEDDLVTDSNKFVDELLRLRDPVPLNVCDICDVSEDSDTEDPETFCEEAYNRIAPCLRYALLHQVRVLRVSAPVFPTDLVLVSSHLKRVELCHMQFEDSLDFSSCQVLDALEMTDCNIYAPIFCQSLRHLNMKGGCFDNEIRYHISAPNLVSLKLAPESGLTPLLDSMPSLVTASVESSEEEFHHCFALLSCEDGCTREETFSVVLEGLSAATNLELTSDDLLSVFRMDLKWSPVFSKLKTLLLNKWCVAGDFTGLVYFLQHSPILETLTLQLNIPTHKKQRVNEADERYAPKKQSLPSKHLKIVKIICGLMKDDARVYRALKMLYAHGVPSEKIDIQ comes from the exons ATGGTCAGCACAAGGTCCATGGGTCTTCGTAACGAGGGAAACATGGAAAGGGCGCTGGCCAGTGGCAAGGACCGCATCAGCGCCCTCCCCGACGAGCTCCTCCAGCATGTGATGTCCTTCTTGCTCTCCCGCAACGCCGTGCGCACGTGCGTGCTCGCTAGGCGCTGGAGCACGCTCTGGAAGTCCGTGCCTGCCCTACGCATCGAGGATGACCTTGTGACTGACTCCAACAAGTTCGTGGATGAGCTGCTGCGTCTCCGTGACCCAGTGCCATTGAACGTATGTGACATCTGTGATGTGTCCGAGGATTCGGATACAGAGGATCCTGAAACTTTTTGCGAGGAGGCATACAATCGCATTGCGCCGTGCCTTCGGTATGCTTTGTTGCATCAAGTTCGGGTGCTACGAGTCTCTGCTCCTGTCTTCCCAACCGACCTGGTTCTCGTCTCTTCACACCTGAAGAGGGTAGAGCTTTGTCATATGCAGTTTGAAGACTCTCTGGATTTTTCGAGCTGCCAGGTGTTAGATGCGTTAGAGATGACAGATTGTAACATCTATGCGCCTATCTTTTGCCAGTCATTACGACACCTTAACATGAAAGGGGGATGTTTTGACAATGAAATCCGCTATCATATTTCTGCCCCAAATCTCGTTAGCTTGAAACTAGCTCCAGAGTCGGGCCTGACTCCATTGCTTGATAGCATGCCATCACTGGTAACAGCATCTGTTGAATCTTCCGAAGAGGAGTTTCATCACTGTTTTGCTTTGCTATCATGTGAGGATGGATGCACTAGGGAAGAAACATTTTCTGTGGTTTTGGAAGGCTTGTCTGCTGCTACAAACTTAGAGTTAACAAGTGATGATCTG TTATCTGTTTTCAGAATGGATTTGAAATGGTCCCCTGTGTTTAGCAAACTAAAAACATTGTTGCTGAATAAATGGTGTGTGGCTGGTGATTTCACTGGATTGGTTTACTTTCTCCAGCACTCACCAATTCTAGAGACACTCACGCTACAACTTAATATTCCAACTCATAAG AAACAACGTGTGAATGAAGCAGATGAAAGATATGCCCCAAAGAAGCAATCATTACCATCGAAGCATCTCAAGATAGTCAAAATCATATGTGGTCTGATGAAGGACGATGCTAGAGTTTACCGTGCTTTGAAGATGCTCTATGCCCATGGAGTGCCTTCTGAGAAAATTGACATCCAATAG